A region from the Arvicola amphibius chromosome 12, mArvAmp1.2, whole genome shotgun sequence genome encodes:
- the LOC119827206 gene encoding low affinity immunoglobulin gamma Fc region receptor IV-like: protein MCPRLLPTALLLIVSSGIRAGFQKAVVILDPKWVRVLEDDSVTLRCQAPYSPEDNSTKWFHNGSLIPHQHATYVISTARVKDSGEYKCQTALSTLSDPVNLEVRTGWLLLQTTQRPEFQEGDSIRLNCHSWKNRPVYKVTYLQNGKGKKYFHQNSELYIPNAMQNHSGSYFCRGIIGRNNKSSEALRIIVRGPISSSTSLLWPQITFCLLIGLLFAVDTVLYFSVQRGLRRPVADYEEPELHWSKEPEDKTTSEEKKSFRSSRADSEAPVST, encoded by the exons ATGTGTCCACGACTACTACCGACAGCTCTGCTACTCATAG TTTCCTCTGGCATTCGAGCTG GTTTCCAAAAGGCTGTGGTGATCCTAGACCCTAAATGGGTCAGGGTACTCGAGGACGACAGTGTGACCCTCAGGTGCCAGGCCCCCTACTCCCCTGAGGACAATTCTACCAAGTGGTTCCATAATGGGAGCCTCATCCCACACCAGCACGCCACCTATGTCATTAGTACGGCCAGAGTGAAGGACAGTGGAGAATACAAGTGTCAGACAGCCCTCTCGACGCTCAGTGACCCGGTGAACCTAGAAGTCCGTACAG GCTGGCTGTTGCTTCAAACCACTCAGCGGCCTGAATTCCAGGAGGGGGACTCCATTCGGCTGAACTGCCACAGCTGGAAAAACAGACCTGTATATAAGGTCACCTATTTACAGAACGGCAAAGGCAAGAAGTATTTCCACCAGAACTCTGAATTATACATTCCAAACGCTATGCAAAATCACAGTGGCTCCTACTTCTGCAGGGGGATAATTGGACGGAATAACAAGTCTTCAGAGGCCTTGAGAATCATTGTAAGAG GTCCGATATCTTCATCCACCTCTTTACTGTGGCCTCAAATCACTTTCTGCCTGCTGATAGGACTCTTGTTTGCAGTAGACACAGTGCTGTATTTCTCTGTGCAGAGGGGTCTTCGGAGGCCAGTGGCAGACTATGAGGAGCCCGAGTTGCACTGGAGCAAGGAACCCGAGGACAA GACCACCtctgaggaaaagaaaagcttcaGATCTTCGAGAGCCGACAGTGAAGCCCCAGTGAGTACGTAG